The DNA segment agaaaactcaTATCATTCCTAATTTTGATGTTATTTCAAATTAAGAAGGCCAAAAATACAACACCCATATACTCAAAAATAAATTCCGTAAGTGCACAATAGAAACGACACAACAAGCAAGGCAGAGGTACAaacaagctctgataccaaatgtaatTTATCATGAAAGGGTCTAAATGATCAGCGAAAGCTAAAAGAGACATGACCAACCTCCAGTCATTGCTATTGTTGTTATGAACGTTCATGGGGGTGGCGGTTTTGCTCCACGGCAACATGCGGTTTTGCTCCACGGCAACTTCGTAACTGATTGTGGTTGCAAATCCTTGCTCACTCGTACTTGATGGTGTTAGTATATGAAAGGAGGAGTGGATTCGGTGACCTATTAGAGCAGCAACACACACTTTATATAGAGTTGTGGCCATCAATAAACTCAAGTGTGTAGATATGAGAGATAATTGTGGGATAATGGTTACATGGTTACAACAAAATATGAAACACATCATAAACAGTTTTTTCCACATGCTAACAAAGTATCATAACTAAATATTTAGATAACAAACCGCATATGCTTATTTATGAAGACATTGGGTACTTacgtgaaaaaaaaactaacaaggaAAAGTATGCTCTTTTGGGTACAAACTTCAGCAACTAAAGATGCCTCTGCCCATGTTTGTGGTCCAATGGTGGCTTGCACCTTTTGATTTTCAATGAGATCTCTAGCTgccaatgttggatcaagtagcctcagaataattaagaatgtggggttgaattaattattaatgaacttttactaattaaaaatctatccttcttaatgttactagattcaattaggcttttactataatgttaagaaagtaaagaacaaaaatagaaatttaaccaaaagtaaaagcgataattaaagtgcatagtgaaaattaaagagtgtaggaaagaagaagacaaacacaagaattttatactggttcggcaacaacccgtgcctacatccaatccccaagcaacctgcggtccttgagatttcttttcaaccttgtaaaaacctttacaagcaaagatctacaagggatgtaccctcccttgttctctttgaacaaccaagtggatgtaccctccacttgaactgatccaaaagagatgtatcctctcttgttctcagttacaacaacccaagtagatgtaccctctacttgtaccacaaaggatatatcctccaatgtgttaagacaaatttctcaggcggttagtcctttgaatctttgtgaagggaaaacaaaagatatatcaagtggttagtcctttgaaatcttttgtttaagggaaaggggagaatcaaaagaattctcagactgtgtctttttgaattctttgaaaaggaagaagggagacacaaaagaattcaggcggttagtccttcgttcttttggaaaagggagaagagagacacaaaaagaattcaggtgattagtccttgttgaattttttttggcaaagggagaagaggatgaaaagatatagcagcacacttttgtttttctgtgaaagaacaaggtttggaaaccagaaaacttagaaagctttttggcaaagggagaagaagaaagatgagaagcaaaggtttcaagatttctcaaaagtagttcaagaaattataaaagttGTAAGAGTTgttgaaatgcaagtcaaggtcttgcttttatagacttttcatgtctggtcaagaaaatcattggaagagttatagccttgagaaaatctttgagaaaaccattggaagagttacatctcttgactttttattcagaacttatcactggtaatcgattaccatagccatgtaatcgattacacaaagcattttatgaaaagatgtgactcttcataattgaatttgaatttcaacattcagatactctggtaatcgattaccaatatattgtaatcgattacatcatttaaaaaacatttgaaacgttgcaaattcagttaaaagtttttgaaattaaactttgccattggtaatcgattataggtaattgataatcgattaccagagagtaaaaactctggtaacttagaaaattttgagaaaaactcttttgaaaaacaaaattgtgctatgtttgttttttgaaaaatcttttcaataattCCCTtatgaagtcttcttgatttcttcccttgaattttgaattcatcttctcttgaatcttaaaatcaaacttttcttgaatcttgaatcttctcatgaaacttgaaattaatcttgatcttgaacttgttgactcaatcttgaaatcattctcttgaactttttgtcatcatcaaaactatttgaatcaacttgattcattgtcatgaagcttgcttctatagCCAAAAGTACATATTCGATTGAAGAATAAAGAAGAGTCAAATCACATCTAAACAGTGTTTTGTTGTTTCATATTGCTGAAATTGATAAGAAAGACAAAGGTTGCAGTTCTCAATGGGAAATGAATCAATCAGCCATAAGACAACAATATAGGACAactatcttattttaattaatttatttcatcaatttgtCTATTTTTACACTTCTAGCGTCTATTCAAGCATAAGACAGTAAATTGGCCATAATAGGCATGgcactaatatttaaaaaataaaacattgaaattttgACAGTAAAATTGTCATAAGACAGTAAATTGCCCATAATAGGAAAGgcactaatatttaaaaaataaaacattgaaattttgACAGTAAAATTGTCACTTTTTACTATGAGATGTTGATAAAAGTGTAAAACATAAAGCAATGATgacttcatatttattttattcattaagcTGTTGTTGAATGATCACTTACTAGGGACGTAGCTATAttgattttaagataaaatatgtaCCTAGTccattaaatttttgaaattcagTTTAGTtcctctaattatttttttttcatttttgggctCGCTAATTATTGAAACGCACCACTTTTGATTGTTCAAGTAATTTAGATAGCACTTTATAGAAGGAAGAATTTGAGGACAAAAATGGTGGTTTTCCAAATTAAAAGGACAAAAAACAGATGTTTTTTTAGAAGAACTAAAACTGAACTTCCAAAGGTCATATCATTGTATGTCTTAGAATTTGACTTTAGGGTCTGACTGAATCTTTTGCTTAAGTTATGTCTCTAGTCCGTAGGAGACTAAACACTACCCTTCAAACTGAATCAGGCAGCTCCCAAAGAAGCCACAATTAAGGTTAGTACTTAGTAGGGGTAAATACAATTAAGACTGCTTTCCAATGGGATTAAGAGACATGGGATTATGcacaattatgaattttaagtcAGTGGCAGAGACAGAATTAGAGATAGACACGCAGTAGCTGCCAAAAGAGGATCTCCTTGAGAGTTTCTTACATGCAGAGCAAAACTCAGATTGTTTTTATATGAAAGTCTTCCATTGCCAGATTTATAGCCACTACATGCTCTTGGCNNNNNNNNNNNNNNNNNNNNNNNNNNNNNNNNNNNNNNNNNNNNNNNNNNNNNNNNNNNNNNNNNNNNNNNNNNNNNNNNNNNNNNNNNNNNNNNNNNNNCCGGTTCAGGGCGGTGGTTTCTTTCAATAATCCATACAACAAAACCATTGTAGACAATGATGAACAATATTAGAATCCACATGCGCTTTGTGAAAGGTTTCATGAATAGCCACGTTCTATCACCTGTCTTTGATTTAATAGGAACAATCATCATCAGTCCGGTTTCAGTATAGGGCTGAGTGAATGAAGCATATTCATAACGTGTGGACACTATCGATACATCACCAACAACTGCATCATAGTTCTGCATCAAGCATTGTTGAATGAAGCATATTCATAGCTTGTCAGATAACCATGTCATGTTGCATAGAATATTCAAGCTTATCTAAGTAAGGTATTCTAATTTGTATAACAGCTAACATAGATATGTATCAGACACAGATGCAATATGACATGGTTATCATTTAGAAGTGTCTTTCCCTCATAGCAGTTTATTATCAATGATTTGCAAAAACTGAAGTGAGCTACAACATACAAGGGTAAtaaataaaacacttaccttCAAATAAACTTGCTTCACCAGCTCATCATATGTACCATTAAAGGCAAAATAATCATATTCCAGACGGTATggcaatttttttactatttcatCAAAAAGACATATGGAAAATCCCTTGAAGTTGAAGGAAGGAACATTTTGAGAAAGATCTTGAATAACTTCGGCATACTGTTTGACGTTTGACATGGAAGGGACACCAATTCTCAGTCGTATGGCACATGTTGGATTAACAACTTTTCCTAATTCCTTCACCGAAGAACTATAAGAAGCCTTTTCATCTAATATTTTGAGAAACCAAGTCCATCTGACCAGAAACCAATTTCCCTGTAGCTCCTCCCTatcaaattaatgattttaaaagtATGTGCCGGAGCTCTTCCATGTTTAGTAAACTGAATTTTCCACTTAGCCAGTAAAATTACTAAGCATAATCTTATCTAGCAAAAGTTGACCCCCTATTTGGTTGGTTTCCCTCATTGCATCAACCACAATCCTTGCAGCATCATAAGCTTCGGCTGCAAAGATCCCAGGCTCATAATTAAACTCTTCAAAATTCTCCGAGCTAAATTTTTTCCGAAATCTACGGTAGAAGTCAGCATACTGGGGAAATAGTTTTGGGATATAGCTCTTGACTCCAATAACCCCTTGCATATTGGAGATAGTGGATGCATTCAAGGAATGaacaaggcttgtaaaggaacCAGTAGTAATCCATACATTACCTTCCCCCATAATATTCATTCTTTTTGCAGTTTCAAAGAGGTTTAGTGCCAAAGGAAAGGATAAATGGACAATAATgactctacattgtccttctcTTAGTTTCTCAAGTTGTTGGGACAATGAAGAAGAAACTAGAGGTGGGATTGCTATAGCATTGCTTAATTCTGTCCCAAATTTTGTAAGAGCTTCAGAGAGTTGAGATAAAATTTTAGTGGATGATGAGTCTCCATCTTCATATATCATAGTAATATTATAGAGTTTCCAAGACTTTACAATTTCAGCAATAGCTTTCATCTGCATTATTTGGCTAGGTGAGGATTGCAGCAGGAAATGCCACTTCTTCATTGCCCATTCTGGAGTTGCTTCTGCTAGAGAAAGGAAAGGTATCCTCTTTTGGCTACTGATTTCAGCCACTAAAGATGTCTCTGCCCATGTCTGTGGTCCAATGATGGCTTGCACCTTTTGATTATCAATGAGATCTTTAGCTGCCAAACAAAACATTCCATTGTAAGAAGAGAAGAGTCACACCATGTCTattcaagttttttattttatttaattaacttatctattttttcctcttttcgaCTCTATTCAAGCATATGACAGTATATTATTGGCCATAAAGGCAAGGCACTAaaatgttttagaaaaaaaagcatTGAAACTTTTGATAGTCAAATTATGACTTTTTACTACTGGAGATGTTGAAcaaaatgtaaatcatgaagcaaTGGTAAGTTGATGCTATATTCTATTTGTTAATCTGTTAATGAATGATCACCTATATACCAAGGGATGCAGTACTGTTGATTATATGATAGACTGAACAgtttatatgattttgaaagGTCATATCATTGTAAGGTTAAGACTTCAGAGACGTCAGGGTTCAGGGATATATATTACTCACTGAtgcaattatattatatatgaattatttagaacaGTAGGAGAGACAAAGAATGAGAGATAGACCTGCAATAGCTGCCAAAAGAGGATCCCCTTGAGAGTTTCTTATATGCAGAGAAAAACTCTGAATgcttttttgataaaaatcttCCAATGCCAGCTTCATAGCCACTGCATGCTCTTGGCCAATGCGAGAACTCTTATCTAAAATAGCTCCTATTATACCCTTATCATCTGAACTCTCATTAGCTGCAATGTTCCCATGTATAATTACATGCATGCTGATAAACCAAAGCAGAAAAGCAAACTTGTGCattttttctgataaaaaattatggtgagaattgtaacatcccaatttttcgtaaataaatttaaaaacctttttagtaaaataaataaataaatatagagtaaataataggctgagtaccctagatataaatagttatgttaagtcagcggcctccttttggcctcattttcgtttttccccttctcctctcaaaaccctttctttttcccgcagcccaccaaaccagtctcagaaaaacgacgatctcaaacccgttcaccgttggatcgtcgtgaaatttgagtatcatgtttgcaacacaattccgagcattctcaccgttgggaatatcgatatcatgtctgaattgagagaaacacccttcgcattgtagtttttttctttcccgcagaaacccagagctgtcttggtaaaactacgatcccggtttcgttaaccgttggattattgtgaaatttggatatgttgttcgaaattaaaTTCCTcacgcttccaccgttgggatttgcgagataatattcgtggatggagaaaaaggaatcgcatgaagacagtataagtggaggtttcaatctcttctccgtctctctgacgtttgggaattctatcggaacagttggaggaataactgaaagaatttcagggaaccgctagagatgttgctatccctggctgaagacacgtgagtccgctcagaggtaagggatgagttattcacagttggggattagtgagaacatgtgtagggatccttagaggattaaattggggttttattttgagatgtttattaaattgaaatttttcctttatgattataaataaaatattgatgtcctaatgaaaattgcttgataaattgtgctcttgatatttgtatatttcgacctatgattttgatataattgtgtaatattagttaaggggttttagtcctaatgttgtgatagtgttttatataaattgttatattgaggatatgaaatgatgattcaaattgtgagtatgtgatgaattgtagaagaatatgttgctttgagattataatattgttattgagattgagtataagtgtaaagttgaacatgtgttaatttgtgagatacgtgtaaacatgtgatggtgaatTATCACActatgagaagtgaaattgtgaatgagttctagttgtggataagtgtgtagttaacacttgatgtgaaattacttgtgttgtaagctatgaattgtacaataacccgaccagtgttatcttgagaaaagcgttgatgcacagtgttaaagagaaaatgtaggtttcctatttaggagccAGTGTTAAATCATAGTGcgattgtgttgaacgtgtttaaaacacgagtgtaaggtcgtgggtattgtataattcatgagcagtgtctgcatgcaaaaattattttaggggttggacctgaatcaggagggagaggccctgacggactcttcggagtgtaggccttgggggtcaccgggtttgagtgctcctttaagcctattctgatctcatatggttggagcattctcgcaaaacatcgtgaccctgactggtctctctatgatcttacttagtgagagtgaccggacaaacccattgtgtggtgtgtcttgttatgtactcctaagcgccccagggtggtttttcactgacatggtaccacattgcatataggattgagtcttagcataactattgcatatgcttgctaattgatgtgttattatatcttgatcgaagtgtgggattcttgtgtaatgtgattgataattgaaaagtgaattttgaatgatgaagtggtgaagttacgtgagctatgtttaagcaagtggtatctcatttatataatatgtatatttaattgtcttgtttctctattagctaggaatgtgataactcactccctgtgtgttgttgtgtttggatcctgtgatgatcttgaacttgtgttcgggggagcagatgaataggtggatgactatgaaaaacctcatgctagaggacacgggaacaccacgctctgataggatgtgacattaggatataggttctatattaattgtatgagacttatatgattttcttttagtcgagatgactttattatttatttggacaagtttgaatatgatgtagaagaaagtgaatgtgagccttttatccatttgaaaagcttgtatttaaaaatgttttaaaaatacttttaattaatatttgaatttttattcctttattaatatatatgtgaggggtagagagTGTCACAAGAATAGATATACATGCAGGTGCCCTGCTAACAACCAAAAACGTACTACTTAGAAAGTttctactaaattttttttgagtTCAAAGTTatgattcttttcttttcgGTAATTCTTCCCTTCCTTCAATTTCCCGGAATGTTGCTGAGTAAGGTCTAGCTATAATTCAATACTGATTCATTGTGGAAACTTTTGGGAAGAAATAAGATTCACATGACAATGACAAACAAAGACTtgaatctaaaataattttttcttcctcaaaaatatttaaaatttatctctataaaattttgagtaatttttttattctcacaaaattaaaacttattactTTTTAATCTAAACATATATTCAAGACTAAACATAACATAACAATCtaaatgtgatattttttatattgcttATTTATCTAATCGATGTAAAAAAAGTAATACATGTGACTTTGGATATCCCAAATctgttttgaattaaaaaatttataataatgaattttaaatatttttatatttatgagaaaaaaaacatattttaatattttcattattattcatataagcccatttatttatatattttcacattttcttaattttctatcACATTAATTACTGTATCTATTACACCTTACATGCCTTAATTTTATAACCAGTGGAAATATATATGATTCGGCTATCAAAACACTGGATTAGGTGAAGGCTTGATGTTGATGGATAAtggcatgcattttttttttctttgggttAGTAAACGGGCATGCACGTCATCAAAAAACGTAGAAAACGGGCATGCATTTATTGACGAGAGAAAACTCATTTTCAACTTGAGAAAACTATTGTTAGTGTTACTATTTGATGAATTGTACGAATTTTGTGTGATAACTGATAATTAATTGTGAAAATGAAGTCAGATCCAGGTATCAGTACTATCCGCACGGGTAGAGGCGGGAATAGGTCAGGCCGGCCTACGATTTGACTTACATAAAATCTGATTTgaactaatttatttaattaaaaggttagactcagacttttttaaaagcctattaaattaaatagacgaGACTTAGGCTTGTTAAAAAGtcttataagcctgataggtcagcctatatatatatatttatattattttttggataccaatttatacttatattattttttggatacaattaattttttttaaactaggcTCCATAACTTCCattcctataatcaagtaaaatttaagtgtgagtcatgtgtccctttatattactcattatttttattggctttCATATTCTGGTTAACGTTTCCTTTTCCATTAGCTTTtttcctattacgttcctaCTCCAAAGCACAAATATAAAAAGGCTATTAGGTTAGGTTTTTAAAAAGGTTAGGCCGAgtcaaaataaaagcctttgtTAGGCTATAGGCCTGACTCAGACCTCAAAAATTCatcgtaggctaggctcagACCTTTTAAAGTCTGGTCTGGCctgacctattcccacccctacccATGGGTTTCATTCTTTGACCACCAATGTTTGATTCCGAACATCAACGAGAAAAAGACTTgtaatatatacaaattttaataaattttacttttcatttaatcatttttttttatttgatagtttttaataaactttaatcatcaataaagtataagttaataatatttttaatgaagacGTCTTTTCAATTTTGCTTGTacaaaaacactaaattataattttgattatccttaattaattcttttgatttgtgattttaatcttctctttttcagtgattttagtctttctattttaaaaaattaaaattttatttcaaccttcagttttataaatatttcgtttattttattttgattcggAAATCTAATGTATTCACTTAAGAtatcataaacataaaaaattaaattaaagttagGAAAATAGAATTTTGTGTAAGGGgaccaaaattaaataattgaagtTTAGTGATGTCTTTCCAAATCATTTATTCTAATCTTATGTTTGGATTGGGTGATTTATGAGGGAGAGAAATGAGAGGGAATGTACATTATGTTTCTATTTGCTTGCAAGAAAAATAGGAAGGAGAAAACGTCAAATTCGATGAACTCCTCCATTTTTCAAATCCTTAGTATTTAGCACAATTTTGAGATGATTTCTTGTgcacctttatttttcttttataatttttaaaaattaaataaacttttataacaaaaaattacaaataatttgtgttaagaaaaaatggagtaaaaaattatattttaagcagtataaaaatattttttatatatttatttttttcacttcttttcttcaattcctATTTCTATTCATCTTAACAAATACatcttttgctttttattttttcggttaaattactcatttataCCCTATAGTTTTACGATTCGtatattttagttcttatagtttatattttaattattttttagactctatagtttaaaagtgatctttttagtcttcataatttatattttaattctcttttaatccctatagtttgaaagtaatatttttagtccctataatttatattttaattaccttttagtccttattacaatatatatatatatatatatatatatatatatatatatatatatatattgctacaaattagttataatttatcaactatttttattacaaattaccttatgataaattagttacgaactacttgctaatatttttgtagttaattgtaattgataatattactcatattttgatgataaagactaaaagagaattaaaatataaagtataaagactaaaatgaccaaaagaaaattaaaatccaaattataaggactaaaaaaattacttaaaaactaggagaattaaaatgtaaactataggaactaaaaaaccactttaaaattataaggactaaaaggtacaaataatgaaattataggAACCAAATCAGtcattaaacatatttttttctcaatttccaTCCTTctcgtttttatttttattttttctatttcacttctaattcaaacaaaacatgtcactctttgataaaaaaaattattgctttggaattttttattcaatgcaTAATGTTGATACGTGAGTTTGAAATTAGTAAAAGCAAAAGCTCTtttgaagagaagaaaaaaaaacttttggaaatttttattcaattcatAATGTTGATATGTGgtgttaattgatttttttactttaaaaaataatattttgttataagagctaaaagaaaaaaaaatagaaagacataatataaaatatca comes from the Glycine soja cultivar W05 chromosome 6, ASM419377v2, whole genome shotgun sequence genome and includes:
- the LOC114416129 gene encoding glutamate receptor 2.7-like, yielding MHVIIHGNIAANESSDDKGIIGAILDKSSRIGQEHAVAMKLALEDFYQKSIQSFSLHIRNSQGDPLLAAIAAKDLIDNQKVQAIIGPQTWAETSLVAEISSQKRIPFLSLAEATPEWAMKKWHFLLQSSPSQIMQMKAIAEIVKSWKLYNITMIYEDGDSSSTKILSQLSEALTKFGTELSNAIAIPPLVSSSLSQQLEKLREGQCRVIIVHLSFPLALNLFETAKRMNIMGEGNVWITTGSFTSLVHSLNASTISNMQGVIGVKSYIPKLFPQYADFYRRFRKKFSSENFEEFNYEPGIFAAEAYDAARIVVDAMRETNQIGGQLLLDKIMLNEKASYSSSVKELGKVVNPTCAIRLRIGVPSMSNVKQYAEVIQDLSQNVPSFNFKGFSICLFDEIVKKLPYRLEYDYFAFNGTYDELVKQVYLKNYDAVVGDVSIVSTRYEYASFTQPYTETGLMMIVPIKSKTGDRTWLFMKPFTKRMWILILFIIVYNGFVVWIIERNHLSQFMNISCDLPILKGDNYKVWKERILLHLGWMDIDYAIKKDEPPAITETSKLDVVDLYERWERSNRLSVMFIKTNISASIRGSVDQHDKVRDLLKAIDEQFTTSEKLLASTLIMQFSSIKLTGTRGVREHIMRLRDIVAPLKTLEVTMSKSILGMESLRKLVGSEQCIYSGSRMSSHYTVPGSPDQNGVAERRNRSLLDMNISSEMDHYEAKPSGTGNRLVVIPTPQVKMGVRQPVIEVPQAVESDHVDQVVCEEQHDNVEQTGEEPVEQDPHQDDQAALRISTRVKRQQFLVIM